One window of the Gambusia affinis linkage group LG01, SWU_Gaff_1.0, whole genome shotgun sequence genome contains the following:
- the LOC122827711 gene encoding rhodopsin → MNGTEGPYFYVPMVNTTGIVRSPYEYPQYYLVSPAAYACLGAYMFFLILVGFPVNFLTLYVTIEHKKLRTPLNYILLNLAVADLFMVFGGFTTTIYTSMHGYFVLGRLGCNLEGYFATLGGEIGLWSLVVLAVERWLVVCKPISNFRFTENHAIMGLVFTWIMANACAAPPLLGWSRYIPEGMQCSCGVDYYTRAEGFNNESFVIYMFICHFCIPLVVVFFCYGRLLCAVKEAAAAQQESETTQRAEREVTRMVIIMVIGFLVCWTPYASVAWYIFSNQGSEFGPLFMTIPAFFAKSSSIYNPMIYICMNKQFRHCMITTLCCGKNPFEEEEGASTTASKTEASSVSSSSVSPA, encoded by the coding sequence ATGAACGGCACAGAGGGACCCTATTTTTATGTCCCTATGGTTAATACCACTGGTATTGTCCGGAGTCCTTATGAATATCCTCAGTACTACCTTGTCAGCCCAGCAGCCTACGCTTGTCTGGGTGCCTACATGTTTTTTCTCATTCTCGTCGGCTTCCCCGTCAACTTTCTCACCCTCTATGTCACCATCGAACACAAGAAGCTGCGAACCCCTCTAAACTACATCCTGCTCAACCTTGCTGTGGCTGACCTTTTCATGGTGTTTGGAGGATTCACCACAACGATTTACACCTCTATGCATGGCTACTTTGTCCTCGGGCGCCTTGGCTGCAATCTGGAAGGATACTTTGCTACCCTGGGCGGTGAAATCGGTCTCTGGTCACTGGTTGTTCTGGCTGTTGAAAGGTGGCTAGTTGTCTGCAAGCCCATCAGCAACTTCCGCTTCACTGAGAATCATGCTATTATGGGTCTGGTCTTCACCTGGATCATGGCCAATGCCTGTGCTGCCCCCCCTCTTCTCGGCTGGTCTCGTTACATCCCAGAGGGCATGCAGTGTTCATGCGGAGTCGACTACTATACCCGTGCGGAGGGTTTCAACAACGAGTCCTTTGTTATCTACATGTTCATCTGCCACTTCTGCATTCCTCTTGTCGTTGTGTTCTTCTGCTATGGCCGTCTGCTCTGTGCCGTCAAGGAGGCTGCTGCCGCCCAGCAGGAGTCTGAGACCACCCAGAGAGCTGAGAGGGAAGTCACCCGCATGGTCATTATCATGGTCATCGGCTTCCTGGTTTGCTGGACACCTTATGCCAGTGTGGCCTGGTACATCTTCTCAAATCAGGGTTCTGAGTTTGGACCTCTCTTTATGACCATCCCAGCTTTCTTTGCCAAGTCATCCTCCATCTACAACCCAATGATCTACATCTGCATGAACAAGCAGTTCCGCCACTGCATGATCACCACCTTGTGCTGCGGAAAGAATCCCttcgaagaggaggagggagcatCCACCACTGCCTCCAAAACCGAGGCCTCCTCTGTGTCCTCCAGCTCCGTGTCTCCTGCATAA